The nucleotide sequence GTGGTCACTGGGGAGGAGTAGGAGGACGGCACAGGTGAGGGGAAAGAGGTGGCTGCAGGTGAGGGATACGAGGTAGAGCCGGTCGAGGTCGAGTAAGGAGCCAGGGGGGAGGAAGTCGAGGGCACCTGGGGCCCGCTGGGGCCCTTGTCAGCCTTCTTGTCCTTCTGCCGGAGGTGGATCTTGGTATGGCGCTTCCTCTCATCGCTGCGGGCAAACTTACGGCCACAGATGTCGCAGGCGAAGGGCTTCTCGCCCGTGTGCGTGCGAATGTGTGTGGTGAGGTGGTCGCTCCGGCTGAAGTTGCGCATGCAGATACGGCACTGGAAAGGCTTCTGGCCGGTGTGGATACGGATGTGGCGGGTGAGCTCGTCGGAGCGCGAGAAGCGGCGGTCGCAGGACTCGACGGGGCAGGCATAGGGCCTCTCGTGTGGCGGGGTCTTGCTGGGCCGGTTGGGGTACTTCCTCATGCGGCTGGGCTTGACCAGTGTCGCCTGGTAGGAGCCGCCGCTTGGGAGACTCTTGGCCTCCTGCGGAGTGCCGCCGCCGCAACTGCCGCCGCCGCTTTGGGTAGCGAAGGCTTTGATGGTGGAGAGCGGAGTGAGCGAGGGCTGCGGGCCCGGGAAAGGCTTTTGCTCCACAGAGCCGAGACCCAGGTCGCCCGGCTGCGGTGGCGGCTGAGGCGGGAATAAGTAGTCCGGAATGATGGGCAGCTGGAAGCCGTTCTTGGCCGTCGGGTATGCAGGAGGCGGAAACTGTAGTGAGGCTCCCGAAGAACTGGCAAAGGGCTGGCTGGACGGCTCTGGGAAGATGTCAGCTCCGCCGGGGTTCGGGAAGGTGGGCGCCGCTGAGTAGATGGGGCTGGGGTCGCTGGCCTGCACCGAGCAGCTCAAAACCGGGCTGGAAGAAGCGGAGCTAGCGATCGGCGAAGAGGCGGAGGAGGACTGGGAGGACGTAGTCGGAGGGTTAGCCATACCCACCAGGCCGCTCACCAGGCTGAAGAGAGGCTCCGGCCATAACGGGGTGCTGCCTCCACCGCTCGACGCCGGCTCCAAAGAAAAGCGGCCAGTGTAGGTGATGGGCGGGAGGCGGGTAGTCTGGGTCGGATAGCTGGTCTCCGCTAAAGGTTTCTCGCCGTTCAGGGAGATCTCGGGGAAAGTGTCTGCCGAGAGAAGCGGGGGCAGGGATCAGTCCCAGCAGGGTGCCTTCCCGATCCCACGAGCCTCGAAGAGGCGAGACTTTCCCTTCCGCCCCACTGGCGGGGCACTGTCCAGCGCCCGCGTCTCCCAAGGACCTTCCCCTTCATCCAGAGGGGCCGAATGTCTATGCACAACATCTGGCAGCGCTTGGCGCCCTTCCAGCCGCAGAAGGCCGGGGCCGGAGTGAGTGACGCACACTAGagcatcccccccccctccccgctccctTTGGATAGCGGCATTCCCTGCCGCAGAACAGATGGGCGGGAACTCCCGGCCGagtctcccccgcccccccaccgcGCGGGCCGTGCTTCTGCCTACCTGCAGCGAGGTGCCCGAAGGACTGCTCCCCACCTCCGCCGGAGGGATTGAAGCCGCCGCCGCTCTCGGGGCCACCGGCGGGATTGAGGAACTGTGGCCCTCCACCGGCGAGCAACATGATCTCCTCTAGCTTGGGGTAGTTGGTGTCCATAGTAGGGGGAGAGTGAGGGAAGGATCCGAAAGGGTCGGCCATCTGCAGCGAAGGCAGGAGCTGCATCTCGGCCTTGGCTGCAGCCATGGGGGTGTTCTTGGGCTTTGCCCGGGGCTATATGGAGGCTGGGCTACCGCCCGCCGAGGGGTCCACTGGGGGCCTGCTAACTCCGCGGCCGGCCCGGGGTTCCCCCTGGCTCTGCCCGCGGGAAGCGCTCggctccccacccaccctgcccggGGCTCCCCTTGAATCTATTCGCTGAAAGCGCTCGGCCTGCCGCCGCCCACAACAGCCTGTATATCTCGTCTCATCTCTCCGGACCGCCCCTTTCCTGACGTACATGTCCAAATATGGAAGGCAGGAAGCCCTTATATGGTGGCAAGCTAGAGGACCCGGCCTGGCGTCAGAGCTCGACATTGGGGGAAGCCGAATGGTGCGGTTGAGGAGGGGGAACGCGCGAGCTTCCCGCTATTGCTCCGGGGCCTTTTTTTTTGGCTCCCGCCATGCCCGTCCCTTGGCGCGAGCCTCTGCGGTGCGGTCTCCCCTGTTTTCCTGGCGAGGTTCCCCCCCCTCTTTGCAGCCCCAGCCACGGCAAGTTGCCGGAAGCCCCCCGGACACTGGGGCCATATATGGCGGAACCCTTATAAGTCCTTGTTCCGGCCCGAGCCTGCTCCTTATAAGGCAATTCCGGCAGAGGCGGGCGGGAGAGGGACTAGGAGAGCCCGGCTgggaaaggaaaagggggaggaggagcagCGCTTGGTCTCCCTGTAGAGCCAAGAGCTGCAGAAACGCCTCTCCCGGTCTCCGCGGCCGACAGCTACTATTTAAACCTGCCAGGCCCCGGGCGAGGAGGATCTCCTCCGTATCTGAGGCGACAGGGGGCGCGCGGCAGGGTAAACACCAAGCAGGGCGGCGCTAGGGGTGCGGGGCAAGTGCCCAAACCAACCAAGACCAAAGACAAAACAGCCTTGGGAGGCCCAGgcgcccgggggggggggctccagGGAACCCTCCCCCAAATTCGGACCGTCAGCTGAAGCCCCACCAGATATACTTTAGACGCAGCAGAACGCAGGGCGAATTTTCCGGTTTCTTTTTCAAGCGCAGCTTctaggtctcaaccttggcaactttaagcctggcggatttcaactccagattccccagccagctttgctggctgggggattctgggagtcgaagtccgccaggcttaaagttgccaaggttggagacccctgttctagggactTTTCTAATTTTCCGAGGCCTCTTTGAATTTGCCGTTAGGAAACGGTTTTGCTTTACCCGGAGTTCCCTGTTCTTGCATTTGTACATGGAATCAAGGTGACATGGCGCTCCCCACCCCGCGCCGCGCCTTCTTTCTTCACAAGCGGTTTCTTGTTTTGGGGGAACCCTTCCTCTCAACTGTTTGACGCGGTGATATATACGTGCCCTCTATTCTTTACACCCGCAGTGTTGTTCCCGAGGTGCATCGTATGGGCACCGGGTGACCGAAGACCACTTACTCCCTTCTAACATGATCGGGAGGCCAAAGTCAGAAATCTCGGCggaaaaatcttttttcctctcaCTCGCTAATTCTTCGGTTGGCcgacccctcccccccctctttgaACGTCCCTTAATTTTTCTTTGCTCTTCTCCCATCccgccattttattttatttttatgttgcatGTAAACACCTCGTGTCCCGAACCGAAGCCGCAAGATCCTGTGatcttttatttctctggaagGTAAACAAGCGGATCCCGCAACCTGCTTGGGAGCGGGAGGTTGGAGGTGGGAAAGGAGACCAGGCAGCGTGCCAGCGCCGAACACTCGCGCGCACTGCAGAAAGCTGCAGAGGCATCGCGTCAAAGGGAATTTCCCGATGATGCGAAATGCAGGGAATCTCGGGGAGTTGCAAAGCCGGCGCCTCAACGTTGCCCCCTGGTGCCCAAAGTTTGTCGCGACCAAGCGTCGGCCCTGCAGCTGGCTGGCCTTGCAGCTAGATTGGCAGGTGGGCTGCAGCAGCAGGAAGAGGGATTCGCTCTATTTCCTAGGCCAGCCGGGAATTCGTCGGTTCCAAGGAGAAGTGCTTGCTGCTGAGGATTTTactggggcggggcgggggattTCTTTCCTCCACGCACGGGGCACCCCCATCTGCCCTCTCTGCCTTGGCTTCGGCCCAAACCAGAACCCGAGACGCAGTGAAATCTCACTGAGCCTGCGCGCAGCCGCCTCTGCAAGTGCTTCCCCGCAGTCCTGGGAGACTCGGCTCGCGCTCCGAGCGAAAAGGTTCCTTTGCTggaaaggggtgggggagggcgcTGCAGAGAGCCGGCGAACCAGCGGAACACACCTCCCCCCTTTGCGTGGGGCTGAGGAAACCCTGTCACGGAAGGGAAATCCTCAGATTCAGCCGCCAGAGcgcggggtggagtggggtggggtggggtggggtgggatgggagagtggtgtggcggcggcggcggctaatCAAGCACCTGTCAGCCGCTGGTTTTGCTTCCCTGCTTCTTGAGAGCAGGGGTGGGAAGAAGAAACACCCCGGAGCTGGATTTTTACCCCTCCCCCTAAGATATcgcctgcctggggaattctgggagttgaagtccacgcatgccATAAGGATAGTGCATCCCACCGCTcccttttctaaaataaaaaaaaaaaagacagcttaGAACTGGGAAGCAACCTTCCAATCATCTCCAAAACCCTTTGAGCAACTACAGGATTTCTACGGGGACAGATGGTCTTGAGAGTAGGAACACGAGCGACAACTGGCGCTCTGACGCTGCAAGCcgagcttccctccctccccccacctttgggcCGCGGGATTCAGGAACCCCCTGCTTGTCGTAGGccttgctctgctctgctctagcgGTCACGTCTGTCTGCGGGCTGTAGAGGTTCCCTCGTCCTCTCTTGGCTTGCTGCTTCTCGCCGGCGTTCACAAGATGCCGTGATCCATTATTTATGAGGCACAGGTAGCAGCTTCTCCGCCTGCAAACGGCTGGTTCTGCGTGCTTAGGCAAGCAAAAGCAGGCCcgtgtgtgtgtgaataaaaaGACCCCAGATGACTCCTTTCTCCTCTGGACTTTCTTTAGTTCTACATGCAGCTGGACATATCCAGAATGCTATATATTCAATCATGACTGATTTTCAGCAATTCTGTGGACGGGCTTCTCTCCTCAtggcttcttttatttattttatgctcTGGCTGTtgccagctttgatggtgtccaaccaccatatttcccccccccccaccttaaaTAAATAGGGATAGTAGAGAGAAACATTGATAATACTATCCATTTGAAGCCTATATGTAAACTCTGCACTCTCTGAGCTAAATGGAATAATTCTAAACAATCATATAGGAGACTAAATTCTACATCATTGATAAGAACAAAATTTCACAGCTTTTGTTATTGTACAATTTGCAGCACATTCTATCTTTAATCATAATTAATGATATAGTAACTCTTATCTTAGATACTAGTTCAATTTTTACCAATCTGATGTCTTCCAGCTCCAATAATCCCCAGTCAGTAATCATAGAAAATGGAACAAGCTGCACTAATTATTTGCATGAAGAATTATCATGCTTACATCAGATTTCCTTAACAGGGAGCCTCATATGAAAGTACTAGATGTCTTTTGAATATttcctgttgctgctgctgtttagGGAATGTGGATTTAGCATGATGTATATTTTTGTTTCGGTGATTTTTAGAAATCACGAGGGTTGAGTTAACATGACTAAATATAGGATACTAGAGACAGCATGCATATAGTTTAGCTTCCTTGAGAGGAGGTGATTGCATGGTTGAACATATAGGGAGTCTAtatgttaaaacaagaaaaggTCAGTCAAAGAATGAGTGTGTAATTAATGAGGATGGAATCTTAACAGCGAGGGAAAGAAGTTGAGATGGTTTAGTCTAtaaatagcattagcacttagacttgtatacttagacatataccacttcacagtgctttactgcctctctaagtggtttacagagtcagcatattacgcccaacaatctggcttctcattttaccaacctcagaaggatggaagcctcagtcaaccttgagtctggtgattCCAACTAGCAAACTGCTGgtaatcagcagtcagcagaagtagcctgaagtactgcattctaaccactgtgccatcacagctcaCGAAGAGGAACGAGGATTGGATTGCAAAAGAAATACATGAAGGAAGAGTAAAAGTGCTGACAGGAAGAGGAAGTCAGAGTTATGACTAGATAGAGTTGATGAGAGTCTGAAAAgtcaggcttttttaaaaaaataactatgaatcaaagaaatggtggaagcaAGGTTTGACAGGATAGCAAGAAAGAGGTATTGTGAATGGTGTTATTCAGTTATTcagttgtattttctttttcatatcctatgcttttatttactatttatttattattcctttTCTAGGCTTTACATATCATTGTTTACCTAGGAAAGCAATAGAGGGATGGATATATAGGTATTGTAATACTATACGCAAACCAAGAAAAAGAATAGCCATGCAAATACGGTAATGCCAAATGTTATGATACCATCCAACCACCAGAGGGCAACCTTCTCTTTAATGTTAGGTGGGGGGAAACAGTGTGCTGCCTGATAGTCAGACATTGCATTTGTGTGAAACACAAGCAAGTTCAAGTTTTCAGTCAAAAATCAATTATCATACTGCAAGCACATAGCTGAATCCCTTTGATAGGGCTCACTTTATTGACAACCTACAACATGAAAGATGGACTCTTACCGTGTAGGTAAAGAGGAAGGTTTgaaataaatcaggggtctccaaccttggcaactttaagacttgtggacttcaactcccagaattcctcagccagcaaagctggctgaggaattctgggaattgaagtccacaagtcttaaagtgccaaGGTTGAGATCCTGAAATAAATGATTTAGTTCTGTTGAAACATCCCTGTAAGGCTCCTTGAGGAGAGAGAAtacttagcaggggtgaaatccagcaggttctcacaggttctggagaaccagtagtagaaattttgattagttcgagaatcggcaaatactacctctggatggccccagagtggggtgggaatggagattttgcagtatccttccccccaggagtggggtgggaattgaaggtaaaaacagtcataagtctcttttttcagggctgttgtaactttgaacagtcattaaatgaattgttgtaagcggaagactacctgtattgggctAAGGATGAAGAGTTTGTACCTTTCTAGGTAATTGATCTGATTATCTGATCTGATCAAACTGATGTCAACTGTTAGCAATacacaaatagatttttttttcatgacaaTCGTCCCTAACAATTAGAATGACGTTCTTGGtcattcaggtcttccaacactGAACCATCCCTTTTGTAATTGAGACCATCCATCTTGGTACAGGTCATcctctttttgtcttttctttccatctttcccaacattagagcTTTTCCCAGAGATCTGAGGCTTTGCGTCATGTCtccaaaataggataatttgagcctgatcatttgtgccttgagtgagaacccTGGATTGATTTGTCCGATGataagtttatttgttttattgactATCCATGGGGTCTTCTCCAATGCTGAAGTTCAGAAAGAGTGGtactctttctatcctgcttcttcagagTCTAACTCTCATTTTTCctaacgggtctccaaccttgtcaactttaagcctggcggacttcaactcccagaaccccccagccagcaaggttggagacccctgccctacaatGTCACAAGGCGATAACATTGCATGTgctattctgatctttgtaggtatagataCCGAATGACATCTGGGTATCATTTCTAAGGCCTTTATGGCTGCTCTACTGAGTAGAGTATATTTTGCTTGTTCTTTACTAATGGTGGTTGAAGGCAAAAGGTATACATCAGTTTaatatcttcattgtcagttTTAAGGGTGATTGTTGTGCCTTTTATCTTTGGTTTGATCTTTATACTCTGTGCTTCTTGCCCATTATTACTAGCATGTGCAGATCCTTTGTATTTTTGGCTATGAGTGTATTCTACATATTACTGAACTCTAAATCTGAGTGTTCCCCACTATAGGATATGCTACCTATGCTATGGTGGGAgttaagaacattttgaaatccACAGTGTTCCACTCCTAACCTAGCACTTTGTACTTGTTCTGTAATGTTTTGGATCTATATTCATCCTCATTAGTCTTTGCTGAAAGGTAATGCAGTACCCTGACATACTCCTTGGTCCTACTCATGAGCAGTCTGTCTCTATTCCTATTCAGTGGACAACACGGAAGATACGTTCTTTTGTAATAGAACAGTTCTATGGTCTGCAGCTTGTTTTGAACTGCATtgcaggacattgcaactatctAAAGGCTAAGACATTTTCCCCAGTTTAGGAGCTGTATCATACTAGTTGCAAGATGTTTTGGATTCCAACAAATTCAGGGTTCTGAATGAGGTTATTTTCTTTTGAGTGACATATAGCATCTTCTAGAGTTATTCAGCCATCCTTGTGCAGAAATCTAAGATGACAAAACTTTGGAACTGGAGAAGTCCAGCTAGCCACTAAGAGATACAAAAATCCCTAACTTTGGCATCTAGTGGTTGTCCAAATGTTTGCAGACCGAATATAGTAGCCTTATATATAATGGTAATTAGATCAAGCTTTGTATTGTGCCAGTGAGGTAACACAACCAGTCACAGCAAGTATCTGGTAGAGAAACTGCCGGGCTCTTACAGTCAGTCCTACCATACTAATACCATATCCTACTGGTTGTTTATAGATTATTTCTGGGATAAATGAACATGTTGACCTTCAAAGTTGTATACCCTTTAGGAtcagaatatttaaatattgtttcTCCATGTATGAACTTAGCCCAGTTTAGGCAGCTTTTCCTCACTTTCACCTAACTTTGGTACCAGCACATTGCAGTGATCTGTTTATTCTGCCAAATCCTTATGATATTAGCGTTACTCTTTCTAGCCGCTGAATGAGACAAGGTTAAATCGTCTTTAGCTGTGCTAATGCCAAAAGGTTTCATGCCTTAAGCTGGCAGTATCCAGCGAGCACCATGGAGTGTGCGAAATCTGTTCTGCTCTGCCACCCATGGAGTTGGAGGTGAGGTCAGCATGGATGGGATTAGAGAAGTGCTCAGTGGCTGTTCCAGGCATGCTGCATCCAGACCCTCATTAGCCTCGTCTGCCCTCATTCTGCTGCTTTTCCCTAGAGGGCAGGACACGGGATGCCGGTGGCTTCTCAGAATTTCACAGTGATACTGTCCTGTTCAGCCTGCAATCCTTTAGTGTTGTAGCTCTATGGATCTTAAAATTTGAGCATAAGGTAGAAATGATGAGacaccccccccacacctctCAACCTGAGAGGACGTGTTTCTgtgtaaaaaaggaaagaaggagggaatcaGCAGTAAAAGTGTGGTGACTCAGCTCCTCTGGGATTCCAGTTTGTTTTCTTTACTTATTGAGCTCGGATTACAAGAGCTTTAGGAGAGGGGCCTGGGAGGAAGCCTAGGGCTGACGGAATCTGGCAGCCAGACCTACCTCATTCGTGCTATAGTGCCAGAATTGGTAGACATTTTTCATGCCTGCTAGTGATATACAGGAATGAGAGAATAATAGCGTTGAGAATCTCTTTGCTTATCTCAATTGCACACGGGCAtacatacacaacacacacacaaagagaggccTGCACATTTGGTATTTAAAGAAGTTATTCAAGGCAGTGAGCATacctcaattcaattcaaatctttattgtcagtgcgcaACATACagtatgtgcaatgagattggttgagctccctcagtgcaccccccaacacaatacaactcacagtgaagacagaaaatccctaacccaataaatcatattaacaatgcccagtcctattgcaccagtgtggacATGTTACATGTTGCAccagccctgcaagtccatcatactacgtagttatggTGTTATTTGTCATTCAAGTCTGACAGCCctcggataaaaactgttcttcagcctgtttgtgcgactggctatgcttctatatctccttcccaatagaatagaatagaatagaatagaatagaatagaatagaatagaatagaatagaatagaatttttattggccaagtgtgattggacacacaaggaatttgtcttggtgcatatgctctcagtgtacataaaagaaaagatactttcatcaagaatcatgaggtacaacacttaatgatagtcatagggaacaaataagcaatcaggaaacaatatcagtataaatcgtaaggatacaagccacaaagttacagtcgtacagtcataagtggaaggagatgggtgatgggaatgatgagaagattaatattagtgcagacttagtcaatagtttgacagtgttgagggaattatttgtttggtagagtgatggtgtttgggaagaaactgttcttgtgtctagttgttcagtgctctatagcatcgttttgagggtaggagttgaaacagttcatgtccaggatgtgagggatctgtaaaaagGGTAAAGAAGTGTTGACCAaggtgtgttgtgtctcgctcgctccccctgccgcagccgggctcctcttatctcctgccggacgctgatagttcggaagaatgtcctgacatgcctccagcccccagccctggcaccatgcccagacaggccgagcaagacgaagggcctgacatgccttcagcccccagtcctggcaccatgcccaggcaaacggagcaactaaacccctcccccacagcatgtgagcctgaagaatgtgaagccagtcatgagctcagattaccaacagctggaggctggagagatcctcgcttccggagaattgagaggcgacgtcagcaaaaagaagggaggggcaggcctggataagtgctgagtcatggagccacaccccatggcctatataaaggatctgctttctggcattctctgagtcaggcaaagtctaacttggattgctgaagtcacttcctggtctcctgcctgccttgagaactctgataggactttggcagagctgcagaggcacgcttgatacggacttcctcgacccggccgtcaacggaggagtgggacacgacagggtgagagtcatccctaatattccttcctcctcataTTTTTCCCACAGCAGCAATCCTTCGAGGtgggtttgggctgagagagagagagactggttcAAAGTCACGCAACTGGCTTTCCTCCctaagacaagactagaactcacaatcttctggtttctaggccagcaccttaactactaaccaaactggttctcagtgCAATTATTTGCTAAGAGTTTGAGTTACTTATCCTCCTAGCCTTCCAAATTGGCTTTTCCCACAAGCGCTGGAAGTGGGTGAGATGGACAAGAAGATTTAATGAAGCACTGAATGTGGAAGCTTAACTTTGGAAGCGTAAACATTAAATATTTATGGCTTTAATACatatatgtattgttttattttattactgctGTTGTTTAATTGTTGATTGTTTAATTGCCCGATTCAAGATGAATGGCTATGTAAAAtggcttaaattaaattaaataaaataaataatgctgtCTTATCAgactcttcctcccccacccccaccccgcagtTACTCACTTAAAAGAGCATGGACTGACTGTAGACATAATTTATAGAAGGTTTTGTAAAGTTCTCATTATATTTTAATCATTAAACCTGAAATGGTTAATCAGAATTTCTTTTcaagattggaaaaatattgtgAAAAATAATTGATCAAAACCTTTCCCCCAAAAGAGAGGCATTTCATCTGAGATCCCTCATCCTCTTTTCTACGGCAAATGGTCTTCCACATTTTTGTGAAGAAGTTATGAGTAGGCTGCAGCATCCAAAaatagctaatacaatccttcgttgtataaacagaggcatagaatcaaaaccacgtgaaatattagtaccactttataaatcctttataaaaaccacacctggaatacaacatccaattctggtcaccatctGGGGTGccattcatcaggttctgacaggttctggagaaccggtagtggaaattttgagtagtttggagaagcagcaaataccacctctggctggggtgggaatggagattttgcaatattcttcccccaggagtgaggagggaatggggattttgcagtatccttcccctgccatgcccaccaagccatgcccaccaagccacactatgcccacagaaccagtagtaaaaaaagttgaattctaccactggccACCACTTTACaaataagatgttgagactttggggaaagtgcagagaaaagcaactaaaTGTTTATAGGCCTGGAGACTTATGAAGAAcatatgaatggttgcaggatttgggtttggctagtctagagaacagAAGGatagaggggacatgatagcagtattccagtatttgaggggctgctacaaagggagagtcaacttatttttcaaagcaccagaaggcaaggcaagaaacaatggatggaaactaatcaaggagagaagcaacctgg is from Ahaetulla prasina isolate Xishuangbanna unplaced genomic scaffold, ASM2864084v1 Contig162, whole genome shotgun sequence and encodes:
- the LOC131187281 gene encoding early growth response protein 1-like isoform X1, giving the protein MAAAKAEMQLLPSLQMADPFGSFPHSPPTMDTNYPKLEEIMLLAGGGPQFLNPAGGPESGGGFNPSGGGGEQSFGHLAADTFPEISLNGEKPLAETSYPTQTTRLPPITYTGRFSLEPASSGGGSTPLWPEPLFSLVSGLVGMANPPTTSSQSSSASSPIASSASSSPVLSCSVQASDPSPIYSAAPTFPNPGGADIFPEPSSQPFASSSGASLQFPPPAYPTAKNGFQLPIIPDYLFPPQPPPQPGDLGLGSVEQKPFPGPQPSLTPLSTIKAFATQSGGGSCGGGTPQEAKSLPSGGSYQATLVKPSRMRKYPNRPSKTPPHERPYACPVESCDRRFSRSDELTRHIRIHTGQKPFQCRICMRNFSRSDHLTTHIRTHTGEKPFACDICGRKFARSDERKRHTKIHLRQKDKKADKGPSGPQVPSTSSPLAPYSTSTGSTSYPSPAATSFPSPVPSSYSSPVTTYSSPVTSYSSPVTSYSSRDLLLLPCDFSLPLVPLALGGHQLCVDRLFHLS
- the LOC131187281 gene encoding early growth response protein 1-like isoform X2 is translated as MAAAKAEMQLLPSLQMADPFGSFPHSPPTMDTNYPKLEEIMLLAGGGPQFLNPAGGPESGGGFNPSGGGGEQSFGHLAADTFPEISLNGEKPLAETSYPTQTTRLPPITYTGRFSLEPASSGGGSTPLWPEPLFSLVSGLVGMANPPTTSSQSSSASSPIASSASSSPVLSCSVQASDPSPIYSAAPTFPNPGGADIFPEPSSQPFASSSGASLQFPPPAYPTAKNGFQLPIIPDYLFPPQPPPQPGDLGLGSVEQKPFPGPQPSLTPLSTIKAFATQSGGGSCGGGTPQEAKSLPSGGSYQATLVKPSRMRKYPNRPSKTPPHERPYACPVESCDRRFSRSDELTRHIRIHTGQKPFQCRICMRNFSRSDHLTTHIRTHTGEKPFACDICGRKFARSDERKRHTKIHLRQKDKKADKGPSGPQVPSTSSPLAPYSTSTGSTSYPSPAATSFPSPVPSSYSSPVTTYSSPVTSYSSPVTSYSSPFPSFPSPSVATSYASIASSTFHSQAGVGGSPYPSPGGLSSPFSSSVTSALPDLASTFSPRTIEIC